Proteins from a single region of Bdellovibrio bacteriovorus HD100:
- a CDS encoding CoA-acylating methylmalonate-semialdehyde dehydrogenase, with translation MSVKIPATPIPCQNFVSGKFLKGSGLAMDVVSPYNGQIIGNLHASTAKDIDLAIKDAHETQKSWADVPLKERTKIMFNFRQILMRDLDEIAHLKSSESGKTFAEGKAGLMKGIEVLEFALSLQNMDLGGKMEVSRGVSCEFRREPLGVIANITPFNFPAMVPMWTIPIALTLGNAYIWKPSEKTPLTSMKIAAALQEAGLPDGLFQVLHGGKDTVEAIIDHPQVKAVGFVGSTKVAQHVYQRGTALGKRVLALGGAKNHIVLLPDANPDLTGAGISDSFTGCAGQRCMAAAVVLAVGDVDHHIQKIIQRAQSLVLGKDMGAIISKSQVQFLKDAITRAEKEGAKILLDGRNTPAPAGLDHGHWIGPTIMDNVAPNSEAATLEYFGPVLSIIRCRDITHAMQIENSNPYGNACSVFTSSGSLAEKVIRQASTGMVGVNVGVPVPREPFSFGGANASKFGHGDITGAQSLDFWSNSKKVTMKWEKQDDSNWMS, from the coding sequence ATGAGCGTAAAAATTCCGGCCACTCCCATCCCCTGCCAAAACTTTGTCAGCGGTAAATTCCTAAAAGGCTCCGGCCTTGCGATGGATGTCGTCAGTCCTTACAATGGTCAAATCATCGGCAACCTTCACGCTTCCACTGCCAAAGACATTGACCTGGCGATCAAAGATGCTCATGAAACCCAAAAATCCTGGGCAGACGTGCCCTTGAAAGAACGCACCAAAATCATGTTCAACTTCCGTCAGATTCTGATGCGGGATCTGGACGAAATCGCCCACCTGAAAAGTTCTGAATCCGGGAAGACCTTTGCCGAAGGCAAAGCCGGCCTGATGAAAGGCATTGAGGTTCTGGAGTTTGCCCTGTCCCTGCAGAACATGGATCTGGGTGGAAAAATGGAAGTCTCTCGCGGAGTCAGCTGTGAATTCCGTCGTGAACCACTGGGTGTGATTGCCAATATCACGCCGTTTAACTTCCCGGCCATGGTCCCGATGTGGACCATCCCTATTGCTTTGACCTTGGGGAATGCCTATATCTGGAAGCCCTCTGAAAAAACCCCATTGACGTCGATGAAAATCGCCGCGGCTCTTCAAGAGGCCGGACTGCCGGATGGACTGTTCCAGGTTCTTCACGGCGGCAAAGACACAGTCGAGGCGATCATTGATCACCCACAGGTCAAAGCCGTGGGTTTTGTTGGCTCTACCAAAGTGGCACAACATGTTTATCAGCGTGGCACAGCCCTGGGAAAACGTGTGCTGGCTTTGGGCGGAGCGAAAAATCACATCGTGCTTTTGCCGGACGCAAATCCCGATCTGACCGGAGCTGGTATCAGTGACTCGTTCACCGGATGTGCGGGTCAACGCTGCATGGCCGCCGCCGTGGTATTGGCTGTGGGTGACGTCGATCATCACATCCAAAAAATCATTCAGCGCGCGCAATCCCTGGTTCTTGGCAAAGACATGGGTGCGATCATCTCCAAATCTCAGGTGCAGTTCTTAAAAGACGCCATTACTCGCGCCGAAAAAGAAGGCGCCAAGATTCTACTGGATGGACGAAACACTCCGGCGCCAGCCGGTTTGGATCACGGTCACTGGATTGGTCCGACCATCATGGACAATGTCGCACCGAACAGCGAAGCCGCGACGCTTGAATATTTCGGTCCGGTTCTGAGCATCATCCGCTGCCGCGACATCACTCACGCCATGCAAATTGAAAACAGCAATCCCTATGGCAATGCCTGTTCGGTGTTCACCTCCAGCGGCAGTCTGGCTGAAAAGGTCATTCGCCAGGCCTCAACCGGCATGGTGGGTGTGAATGTCGGTGTCCCGGTGCCGCGTGAGCCGTTCTCTTTCGGTGGCGCGAATGCCTCCAAATTTGGACATGGCGATATCACAGGTGCGCAGTCCCTGGATTTCTGGTCCAACAGCAAAAAAGTAACAATGAAATGGGAAAAACAAGACGACAGCAACTGGATGTCTTAA
- a CDS encoding hybrid sensor histidine kinase/response regulator yields the protein MKLADWFRNKVARFLLSKSERTFLDRFQISEQRTRTILDSAYNAFIGMNSDGLITDWNRQAEKTFGWKDKEVLGKELADIVIPHKYREAHKKGLAHYLATGEGPVLNKRMEITALHRDGHEIPVEMTIFPFEHNGKHLFGSFLHDITERKATESKLRSLYQDLEHRVQERTQELALANKQLKEDASIRQRLYEQAQTANRLKDEFLATVSHELRTPLNVILGHSDILKDPATSPEEAKVSINAIHRNAQIQVQIINDLLDVSRIISGKLQLHVKPIDIESVVEAAYESVQIAAKSKNIKVRVEGPERLKSVGGDPERLQQVLWNLLSNAIKFTPKGGNITVKLSNVESRVQIDVIDNGKGIDPEFLPYVFERFRQEDATTTRRYGGLGLGLAIVRHIVEGHGGTVAATSAGPNQGAKFTVSLPVLAAQLHEGFTTSHFGYENLVETNPEHPKTLDEVRIMIVDDDADTRNLLSLVLKKAGANVVTADSAQKAFDLYQVFNPQILLSDISMPDIDGYSLLKMIRTLPGSENLWSVALTAHARPEEHERALAAGFHVHISKPVQTSELINTISDLLFSGDKKPSPQDRTL from the coding sequence ATGAAACTTGCTGATTGGTTTCGTAACAAGGTCGCTCGTTTTTTATTATCGAAGTCTGAAAGGACTTTTCTGGATCGCTTTCAAATCAGCGAACAGCGCACCCGCACGATTCTGGATTCGGCTTACAATGCCTTTATCGGCATGAACAGTGACGGGCTCATCACAGACTGGAACCGTCAGGCGGAAAAGACATTTGGCTGGAAGGACAAAGAGGTTCTGGGAAAAGAGCTTGCAGACATCGTGATCCCGCACAAATATCGCGAGGCCCACAAAAAGGGCCTGGCTCACTACCTTGCCACGGGCGAAGGCCCCGTCCTGAACAAACGCATGGAGATCACCGCGCTTCATCGTGATGGCCATGAGATTCCCGTCGAGATGACCATCTTTCCATTTGAACACAATGGAAAACATCTGTTTGGTTCCTTTCTGCATGACATCACCGAGCGCAAAGCCACAGAATCCAAGCTGCGCAGCCTGTATCAGGATCTGGAACATCGGGTGCAGGAACGCACCCAGGAGCTGGCACTGGCCAACAAGCAGCTAAAAGAAGACGCCAGCATTCGCCAGCGCCTTTACGAACAGGCGCAGACCGCCAATCGCCTGAAAGATGAATTCCTGGCGACGGTCTCGCATGAATTGCGCACACCTCTCAACGTCATTTTGGGTCACAGTGATATCCTGAAAGACCCGGCCACCTCGCCGGAGGAAGCCAAAGTCTCGATCAACGCCATCCATCGCAACGCCCAGATTCAGGTGCAAATCATTAATGATCTGCTGGATGTCTCCCGCATCATATCCGGAAAACTGCAGCTGCATGTGAAGCCCATCGACATCGAGTCGGTGGTGGAGGCCGCCTATGAAAGTGTGCAAATTGCCGCCAAATCGAAGAACATCAAAGTGCGTGTTGAAGGCCCTGAGCGCCTCAAATCCGTCGGCGGAGATCCCGAACGGTTGCAGCAGGTTCTGTGGAATCTTCTTTCCAACGCCATCAAGTTCACTCCCAAAGGCGGCAATATCACCGTGAAACTTTCAAACGTCGAATCGCGTGTGCAGATTGATGTCATCGATAACGGCAAAGGCATTGACCCGGAATTTCTGCCCTATGTGTTCGAGCGCTTCCGTCAGGAAGATGCGACCACCACCCGCCGTTATGGCGGACTGGGGTTGGGGCTGGCCATTGTCCGCCACATCGTTGAAGGCCATGGCGGCACCGTCGCAGCCACGAGCGCAGGCCCCAATCAAGGGGCCAAGTTCACCGTGTCTTTGCCAGTCCTGGCCGCCCAGCTGCATGAAGGATTCACCACCAGTCATTTTGGCTATGAGAACCTAGTGGAGACCAACCCCGAACATCCCAAAACACTGGACGAGGTGCGCATCATGATTGTTGATGATGACGCCGACACCAGAAACTTATTAAGTCTGGTTTTGAAAAAGGCCGGCGCCAATGTGGTGACGGCAGACTCCGCCCAAAAAGCTTTTGATCTTTACCAGGTCTTCAATCCACAAATACTTCTCAGTGACATCAGCATGCCGGACATAGACGGCTACAGCCTGCTCAAAATGATCCGCACTCTTCCCGGCAGCGAAAATCTGTGGTCCGTCGCACTGACAGCTCACGCCCGCCCTGAAGAGCATGAACGGGCTTTGGCGGCTGGCTTTCATGTGCATATCTCAAAACCCGTGCAAACTTCAGAACTGATCAATACGATTTCTGATTTGCTCTTCTCTGGTGACAAGAAACCCTCACCACAAGATCGCACATTGTAA
- a CDS encoding TIGR02147 family protein → MLDIYNYDDYRLFFKDVLQSQERTDKKYRGRLVEAMRISTSLFSQILKGEKNLSSEQGLEAAAFFGFGDKETDVFMLMIELGRAGSVKLQARLKDKIQILQSEAKSISARVPKDVVLSDVDKATYYSSWLYTGVRNLLPTPAGKELKTIAEKLGVPLEKVDTAIQFLIEVGLCERKNGQLYYKQGFTHLDSTHPMILRHHQNWRQRAIAKMDFYKDPHVHYTSPMSLSAEGAQKIRDYLRANIKEIINLSREGNPEIGYCLNIDWYEY, encoded by the coding sequence ATGCTGGATATTTATAATTACGATGACTACAGGCTGTTCTTTAAGGATGTACTTCAATCACAAGAGCGGACTGACAAGAAGTACCGCGGAAGATTGGTTGAAGCGATGCGAATCAGCACCTCGTTGTTTTCGCAGATTCTGAAAGGTGAAAAAAATCTTTCTTCTGAACAGGGCTTGGAGGCCGCAGCCTTCTTTGGTTTTGGTGACAAAGAAACGGATGTCTTTATGCTGATGATCGAGCTGGGGCGGGCGGGTTCCGTCAAGCTGCAGGCGCGGCTTAAAGACAAGATCCAGATCCTGCAGTCCGAAGCCAAGTCCATCAGTGCCCGGGTTCCCAAGGATGTTGTCCTGAGTGATGTCGACAAAGCCACCTACTATTCCTCCTGGCTCTATACTGGTGTCAGGAATCTGCTGCCAACCCCCGCAGGAAAGGAACTGAAAACCATCGCTGAAAAACTGGGTGTGCCTTTGGAAAAAGTGGACACGGCCATTCAGTTTCTGATTGAAGTGGGCCTGTGCGAAAGAAAGAATGGACAGCTTTATTACAAGCAGGGGTTCACTCATCTTGATTCAACCCATCCGATGATTCTAAGGCATCACCAGAACTGGCGTCAGCGAGCCATTGCAAAGATGGATTTTTACAAAGACCCCCATGTCCATTATACAAGTCCCATGTCTTTGTCCGCCGAAGGGGCTCAGAAGATCCGGGATTATCTTCGCGCAAACATTAAGGAAATCATCAACTTGTCGCGCGAGGGAAACCCTGAGATCGGCTATTGCCTTAATATAGACTGGTACGAATACTGA
- a CDS encoding collagen-like protein, producing MNFSKWIFVLLVLTQVQAHAGPLCLNDRYQSKWTAETLSEQMSSLQERAKAAKPLWVRLQGEDLLIKEDTLLVLPENPSQALARIGKLAVRNNAMIFYAQNTRLVVAEVMKSSRVQFLDVAALNLSAAIDHTQQVVSLTELKNNPDQAEPFKSCTLMSCVGVAAANGSHGGAGGNGRDAGGKIKWGIPQSTPSSDGGAGASGGAGANGRNGDNGAPGVAGLNAHKLFMQFESVDLCSGVEIVASGGAGLKGLKGLNAQDAGQGGNGGKGGRGGGAKWDRKASRGGRGGNGGAGGNGGNGGFGGDGGKGGDGGLVVVVVKPRFLDMVKVNDNINVLVAGGKGGPGGAKGLAGKGGRGGHGGEGGNGGDGSVFSHGGSSGLAGSAGTQGQDGKDGQEGRPGVEGREGLVTKAEIYISNDVSIESFQF from the coding sequence ATGAATTTTTCCAAATGGATCTTCGTGTTGTTGGTTCTGACTCAGGTGCAAGCCCATGCGGGCCCGTTGTGTCTGAATGACCGGTACCAATCGAAATGGACGGCGGAAACACTCTCTGAACAAATGTCATCCCTGCAGGAACGCGCGAAGGCAGCAAAGCCCTTGTGGGTTCGCCTTCAAGGCGAGGATCTTCTGATTAAAGAAGACACACTTCTGGTGCTGCCTGAAAACCCATCTCAGGCTCTGGCGCGAATTGGCAAACTGGCCGTCCGAAACAATGCCATGATTTTCTATGCTCAAAATACACGCCTGGTTGTTGCCGAGGTGATGAAATCCTCTCGAGTGCAATTCCTGGATGTGGCGGCGCTGAATCTTTCAGCTGCAATAGATCACACGCAGCAGGTCGTTTCTTTGACAGAACTAAAAAACAATCCCGATCAGGCTGAACCGTTCAAAAGTTGCACCCTGATGTCCTGTGTAGGTGTTGCCGCGGCCAACGGAAGTCATGGCGGCGCAGGCGGCAATGGCCGTGATGCTGGCGGCAAAATCAAATGGGGTATTCCACAGTCCACACCCAGTTCTGATGGCGGCGCAGGGGCTTCTGGCGGTGCCGGCGCGAATGGCCGTAACGGTGACAATGGCGCGCCCGGGGTTGCGGGGTTGAACGCGCACAAACTTTTCATGCAGTTTGAAAGTGTGGATCTGTGTAGTGGGGTGGAAATTGTCGCCAGTGGAGGTGCGGGGCTCAAGGGGCTGAAAGGTCTGAATGCTCAGGACGCCGGACAAGGTGGCAATGGTGGCAAGGGCGGCCGTGGTGGCGGTGCCAAGTGGGATCGTAAAGCCAGCCGAGGTGGCCGTGGGGGCAATGGGGGTGCTGGTGGCAACGGAGGCAACGGTGGATTTGGCGGTGATGGCGGCAAAGGCGGTGACGGCGGTCTGGTGGTCGTCGTGGTGAAGCCGCGATTCCTGGATATGGTGAAAGTAAACGACAATATCAATGTTCTGGTTGCCGGTGGCAAAGGCGGACCGGGTGGAGCCAAGGGGCTTGCGGGCAAAGGTGGCCGCGGTGGTCATGGTGGAGAAGGTGGTAACGGCGGTGACGGTTCTGTCTTCAGTCATGGCGGCAGCTCAGGACTTGCCGGAAGTGCGGGAACGCAAGGTCAGGACGGCAAGGATGGGCAGGAGGGCCGTCCCGGTGTAGAGGGCCGCGAGGGCCTTGTGACCAAAGCGGAGATTTATATTTCCAATGATGTCTCCATTGAGAGCTTTCAATTTTAG
- a CDS encoding S1 family peptidase produces the protein MSPALFLRSSAVLLSLSLLSACGGSGGGSDLKVEPSNCEVSGKSFGIVNGQTLASGNELSSSTVMVIHMNYKEETSICTGTLVANNKVLTAAHCISSWGGKTAIAFSNNVGCVSSAPKRTLRLVTDTAVPDAYSYWNKTDFNNASTDLAVLKFSGSIPEGYKIRELPQKSYSVAPTDRLIMTGYGTTTEKGEDSGTLRFTSTPSSNVLGTSFYLALVGKSVSVPKTIIVDQANTGVCTGDSGGPLYNQVGSDLTLVGITSMGVDNRATDEKKVRVCHGVALFTDVREHLDWINDQINKL, from the coding sequence ATGTCCCCTGCTCTATTTCTTCGTTCTTCTGCTGTCCTTCTGTCTCTATCTCTTCTTAGTGCCTGCGGCGGCTCTGGCGGTGGCAGCGATCTTAAAGTCGAACCTTCGAACTGTGAAGTATCCGGAAAATCCTTTGGTATCGTGAATGGACAAACCCTGGCTTCGGGGAATGAGTTGAGCTCTTCCACCGTCATGGTCATTCATATGAATTATAAAGAAGAGACCAGCATCTGCACCGGAACCCTGGTTGCAAATAACAAAGTTCTGACCGCGGCTCACTGTATTTCCAGCTGGGGCGGCAAAACGGCCATCGCTTTTTCCAATAACGTGGGCTGTGTTTCTTCTGCTCCGAAAAGAACTTTGCGTCTCGTGACTGATACGGCGGTTCCTGATGCTTACTCTTATTGGAACAAAACAGACTTCAACAACGCCTCGACAGATCTGGCCGTGCTGAAATTCTCTGGCAGCATCCCTGAAGGCTACAAAATCCGTGAACTGCCACAAAAATCCTACAGCGTGGCACCTACAGACCGACTGATTATGACGGGCTATGGAACCACCACAGAAAAAGGCGAAGACTCTGGAACTTTGCGTTTCACCTCCACGCCTTCGTCCAATGTTCTGGGCACCAGCTTTTATCTGGCCTTGGTTGGAAAGTCAGTTTCAGTTCCAAAAACCATCATCGTGGACCAGGCCAATACCGGCGTTTGCACGGGTGACTCCGGCGGTCCGCTTTATAATCAAGTGGGTTCTGACCTGACCCTGGTGGGTATCACCTCCATGGGGGTCGACAACCGCGCCACCGATGAAAAGAAAGTGCGCGTCTGCCACGGCGTTGCCCTGTTCACGGACGTCCGCGAACACCTGGATTGGATCAACGATCAAATCAATAAGCTTTAA
- a CDS encoding peptidylprolyl isomerase: MRFLLIFFFTISAQAATLVTETVGQVSDYVVTSREVQISMVIGQVLEPSSKLPKNTLPEVRPGQPGFSGAVTQVLLEQVVVLEAENFNVAGVPEAEVDAAVAKVEKAVAGRAYWAGIEPTAAEVRRFTTRKLVAKSFLKFKTNSMTGIITDQEAQAYYEKNRAKFGSSPFEDFRDNIKAFLAQQQLEERIRSWFEVIQRKYKVRNFVAE; this comes from the coding sequence ATGCGCTTTCTTTTGATTTTCTTTTTTACGATTTCGGCCCAAGCGGCGACTCTGGTGACGGAGACGGTGGGACAGGTGTCTGATTATGTGGTCACCAGTCGGGAAGTGCAGATTTCCATGGTGATTGGGCAGGTTCTGGAGCCCAGTTCAAAGTTGCCTAAAAACACTTTGCCGGAAGTGCGGCCGGGGCAGCCGGGGTTTTCCGGGGCGGTGACTCAGGTGTTGCTGGAGCAGGTTGTGGTCTTGGAGGCGGAAAACTTCAATGTGGCCGGTGTTCCGGAGGCGGAAGTTGATGCGGCGGTGGCCAAGGTTGAAAAAGCGGTGGCGGGACGTGCCTATTGGGCGGGGATTGAGCCCACGGCGGCGGAAGTGCGCCGTTTCACCACGCGCAAGCTGGTGGCTAAAAGTTTTCTGAAATTCAAAACCAACTCCATGACCGGAATTATCACCGATCAGGAGGCGCAGGCTTATTACGAGAAAAACCGCGCCAAGTTCGGAAGTTCTCCGTTTGAGGATTTCCGCGACAACATCAAGGCGTTTCTGGCCCAGCAGCAGCTGGAAGAGCGCATCCGCTCGTGGTTTGAAGTTATTCAGCGTAAATACAAAGTGCGAAATTTCGTGGCGGAATAA
- a CDS encoding GNAT family N-acetyltransferase — protein sequence MRALVEAIHAEQGLAASFYWPQDLLGAELATAEAIGVFEGEVLTGFVLYRETPDVWEISLVATHPQFRRRGLMEHLLRHMIAAKGQGRALWLEVHEENVSAQKLYEKLGFTEVRRRPRYYKDGATAILYSLS from the coding sequence ATGCGTGCCCTGGTGGAGGCGATTCATGCCGAACAGGGGCTGGCCGCGTCTTTTTACTGGCCCCAGGATTTATTGGGGGCCGAGCTGGCCACGGCTGAAGCCATCGGAGTCTTTGAAGGTGAGGTTCTTACGGGTTTTGTCCTGTACCGTGAAACCCCGGATGTTTGGGAGATTTCGCTGGTGGCGACCCATCCTCAGTTTCGCCGTCGCGGCCTGATGGAGCACCTGTTGAGGCATATGATCGCCGCAAAGGGTCAAGGTCGGGCCTTGTGGCTGGAAGTTCATGAAGAGAATGTTTCTGCGCAAAAACTCTATGAAAAACTCGGGTTTACGGAAGTTCGCCGGCGCCCCCGGTACTATAAGGACGGGGCCACAGCGATTTTGTACTCACTATCCTGA
- a CDS encoding ribosome maturation factor RimP, which produces MAKVEKIANDVAAAQGCVLYDIEFVGLGKGRTLRLFIDREEEGAISIEDCTNVSRGLSEILDADEEMIPGGEYNLEVSTPGLDRHLKKPWHFKKAIGKKVYIKTTKALESVGVEDKKWKNAKTVEEVLESADEQGVRFVVKDVEIKIPYAMIDRAKLVFEYTKGQKK; this is translated from the coding sequence ATGGCAAAAGTAGAAAAGATCGCCAACGACGTCGCGGCCGCGCAGGGCTGTGTGCTTTACGATATTGAATTCGTTGGTTTGGGCAAGGGGCGCACGCTTCGTCTTTTCATCGACAGAGAAGAAGAAGGCGCAATCAGCATTGAGGATTGCACCAACGTGTCCCGCGGTTTGAGCGAAATTCTGGATGCAGATGAAGAGATGATTCCAGGTGGCGAATACAATCTGGAGGTTTCAACTCCGGGTCTGGATCGTCATCTTAAAAAACCATGGCACTTCAAAAAGGCGATTGGCAAAAAGGTTTACATCAAAACTACCAAGGCGCTGGAGTCCGTGGGAGTGGAAGACAAAAAATGGAAGAACGCCAAAACCGTCGAAGAGGTTCTTGAATCCGCCGACGAGCAGGGTGTTCGCTTTGTTGTGAAGGACGTGGAGATCAAAATCCCGTACGCGATGATCGACAGGGCAAAATTGGTTTTTGAATATACTAAAGGTCAGAAAAAGTAA